A stretch of Spirosoma oryzicola DNA encodes these proteins:
- a CDS encoding ABC transporter permease — protein sequence MLTSYLKIAWRTLQKQRGLTFINIAGLAVGLACCLLITLYVLDELSYDRYNTKADRIYRVQADIKFGGNDVHLAVTPDPMGPTLKKDYPQVEQFVRLHQRGTWLVKRAGSPTNLREDNITFADSTLFDVFTLPLLTGDPKRALAEPNTVVISESAAKRHFGKQNPVGQILVFDNNESYRVSGVMQDMPKNAHFHSDFFVTMLSDKYPWGQWLSNNYHTYIVLKPGTDPAVFAQNFETVIQKYAGPQAQQMVGVTIDQFRKSGNRLNYWMTPLTDIHLRSKQQIELAPNGDIQYVYIFSAVALFILLIACINFMNLATARSANRAREVGVRKVLGSERNQLVGQFMTESVLTTVLAMLVALVIVGIALPGFNALAAKEMRIEQLMSPVMLSILVVLPISVGLLAGIYPALFLSSFRPITVLKGKLNVSFRSAGLRSGLVVFQFMMSIILIVGTIIVYRQLTYIRTKNLGFNRERVLKINDAYALNKQAETFRQEVLRLPGVVSGSMSGYLPTPSDRSDQSFFPEGQVDQKKAVSMQKWLVDYDYVQTLGMQLTNGRNFSRGFGSDSSGIILNETAAKLFGGKNIIGKRIATFDNPQNTVLKTYTVLGIVKNFHFESLRRNIGALSLVLEPSTGAVSFRLSSTDLPALLQQIEAKWKGLAPGQPFSYQFMDDSFDEMYRTEQRVGSIALTFALLAVLIACLGLFGLAAFMAEQRTKEIGVRKVLGATTFSIVGLLSKDFLKLVLIAIVLASPIAWWAMTQWLADFAYKVNLEWWVFALAGTVAVSIALLTVSFQSIKAALMNPVKSLRAE from the coding sequence ATGTTGACAAGCTATCTCAAAATTGCCTGGCGAACGCTTCAAAAACAGCGCGGTCTCACCTTTATCAACATCGCTGGCCTGGCGGTCGGCCTGGCATGCTGTCTGCTCATTACGCTGTATGTGCTCGATGAGCTAAGCTATGACCGGTACAACACGAAAGCCGATCGAATCTACCGGGTGCAGGCCGATATCAAGTTCGGCGGTAACGATGTTCACCTTGCCGTAACGCCCGATCCAATGGGGCCAACGCTCAAGAAAGATTACCCGCAGGTCGAGCAATTTGTCCGCCTGCACCAACGGGGTACATGGTTGGTCAAGCGGGCTGGTAGCCCAACGAATTTGCGGGAAGATAACATCACGTTTGCCGATTCTACCCTGTTTGACGTATTCACGCTACCCCTGCTGACGGGTGATCCTAAACGAGCACTGGCTGAACCCAATACCGTCGTCATCAGTGAGTCGGCTGCCAAGCGACACTTCGGGAAGCAAAACCCGGTCGGACAGATTCTGGTGTTTGATAATAACGAATCGTATCGCGTATCAGGAGTGATGCAGGATATGCCGAAGAACGCGCATTTCCACAGTGATTTTTTCGTGACCATGCTCAGTGACAAGTACCCCTGGGGGCAGTGGTTGAGCAATAATTATCATACGTATATTGTGCTGAAACCCGGTACGGACCCTGCCGTTTTTGCCCAAAATTTCGAGACCGTCATTCAGAAATACGCCGGACCACAGGCCCAGCAGATGGTTGGTGTTACCATCGATCAATTTCGAAAATCAGGGAACCGGCTGAACTACTGGATGACACCGCTCACCGACATTCATCTTCGCTCAAAACAACAGATCGAACTAGCCCCCAACGGCGATATTCAGTACGTCTACATTTTCTCGGCGGTGGCGCTTTTCATTCTGCTGATCGCCTGCATCAATTTCATGAATCTGGCTACGGCCCGTTCGGCCAACCGGGCGCGGGAAGTGGGTGTTCGGAAGGTTCTCGGATCGGAGCGTAATCAATTAGTTGGTCAGTTTATGACCGAGTCGGTCTTAACAACCGTACTGGCGATGCTGGTAGCGTTGGTAATCGTCGGTATCGCCTTGCCCGGCTTTAACGCACTGGCCGCCAAAGAGATGCGTATTGAGCAACTGATGTCGCCGGTTATGCTGTCTATCCTGGTCGTTTTACCGATAAGCGTTGGCTTACTGGCGGGTATTTATCCGGCTTTGTTTCTGTCGTCGTTTCGTCCGATTACCGTTTTAAAAGGTAAACTGAACGTGAGTTTCCGAAGCGCCGGATTACGAAGCGGCCTGGTCGTGTTTCAATTTATGATGTCGATTATCCTGATTGTCGGCACCATCATCGTCTATCGTCAGCTAACGTACATTCGAACCAAAAATCTGGGCTTCAACCGGGAGCGGGTGCTGAAGATCAACGATGCCTACGCGCTCAACAAGCAAGCCGAAACGTTCAGGCAGGAAGTGCTGCGGCTGCCGGGCGTCGTTAGCGGCAGTATGTCGGGCTATTTGCCAACGCCATCCGATCGAAGCGACCAGTCGTTTTTTCCGGAAGGGCAGGTCGATCAGAAGAAAGCGGTTAGTATGCAAAAATGGCTTGTCGATTACGATTATGTGCAAACGCTTGGTATGCAGCTAACCAACGGACGAAATTTCTCGCGGGGGTTTGGCTCCGATTCGTCGGGCATCATCCTGAATGAGACAGCGGCTAAACTGTTTGGCGGAAAAAATATCATTGGTAAACGTATCGCAACCTTCGATAATCCGCAAAACACGGTATTGAAGACGTACACGGTCCTGGGTATCGTCAAAAATTTTCACTTCGAGTCGCTTCGCCGTAACATTGGTGCCTTGTCGTTAGTCCTTGAGCCTAGTACGGGTGCGGTCTCGTTCCGGCTTAGCAGTACCGATCTACCCGCATTGCTGCAACAGATCGAAGCCAAATGGAAAGGGCTTGCCCCCGGTCAGCCGTTTAGCTATCAGTTCATGGACGACAGTTTCGACGAGATGTACCGGACTGAACAGCGGGTTGGAAGCATTGCGCTGACGTTTGCCTTGCTGGCTGTACTGATCGCCTGCCTGGGACTGTTCGGACTGGCGGCCTTTATGGCTGAACAGCGTACGAAAGAAATCGGGGTTCGGAAGGTATTAGGAGCCACGACTTTCAGCATTGTTGGGCTTCTGTCCAAAGACTTTCTTAAACTGGTATTGATCGCCATCGTACTGGCTTCACCCATTGCGTGGTGGGCTATGACCCAATGGCTCGCTGATTTCGCCTATAAAGTTAATCTGGAGTGGTGGGTGTTTGCGCTGGCAGGAACGGTAGCCGTCAGTATTGCCCTGCTGACGGTGAGTTTCCAAAGCATCAAAGCCGCCCTGATGAATCCCGTGAAGAGTCTGCGGGCAGAATAA
- a CDS encoding ABC transporter permease, with the protein MLRNYLKIAVRNLVTNRVFAGINIIGLAVGLASCLLLFVYIAHELSYDDFQQKADRIVRVTMEYSMEGKVGKVPETGTKVAPEFGRQFPEVELGVRMINRDAVVIKGDQQFSEKRVVFADSTFFTMFSFPLLKGNPQTALAGPNLVVLSETKARTYFGMENPIGKSLRINTGGSFRDYSVTGVVADCPANSQIKYDLLTSFATLPAAKTEEWYSANYATYLLLRKPDDIAALQAKIPAFMKTQFPDETPSASDYLTYNLEPIRRVHLHSDVEGNFEPNGDLTYIYIFGAIAVLILLIACVNYINLATSRAVERAQEVGVRKVMGAMRGQLFGQFIGESVIVTAVATLLAVLLACLTLPLFNSVSDRHFAIDVFFKPENGLVLLGASVLVSLLAGSYPALVLSGFQPIRVLKGHLKTTGAGQFRRALIVFQFAITAILIVCTLLVRNQLQFVQQKKLGYNKDHVLLLPVDREVNEKISAIKSEFRQNADVQHVSLASNSPVFVGGGYAMRQPGMPEGQRKMVTGLTIDEDFVKTTGLHLIAGSDLNAVDMDRIARSDNDSLTRSRFILNESAVKELGWTPQQAINQRLDVSGRLGLVKGVVSDFHFASMKQKIGPMALFPQNGGEILLVKLSGNQLSNTLQFLESKWRTLIPNRPFTYAFMDEEFDKMYAAETRTGRIFSVFAFLSIFLACLGLFGLSAYTTVQRTKEIGVRKVLGASVFSIVGLLSKDFLKLVLVAIVVAVPIAWYAMNQWLQGFAYRVAIEWWVFALAGILAIGIALITVSFQSVKAALLNPVKSLRSD; encoded by the coding sequence ATGCTTAGAAACTATCTCAAAATTGCCGTTCGGAACCTGGTGACAAACAGGGTTTTCGCTGGTATTAATATCATTGGTCTGGCGGTCGGACTGGCGTCGTGCCTGTTACTGTTCGTGTACATTGCGCATGAACTGAGCTACGATGACTTTCAGCAGAAAGCGGATCGAATCGTCCGGGTGACGATGGAATACAGCATGGAAGGCAAGGTCGGTAAAGTACCAGAGACCGGCACGAAAGTAGCCCCCGAATTTGGTCGTCAATTTCCTGAAGTTGAATTGGGCGTTCGGATGATCAACCGGGATGCGGTGGTGATCAAAGGGGACCAGCAGTTCAGCGAAAAACGCGTTGTGTTCGCGGATTCTACTTTCTTCACGATGTTTTCCTTTCCCCTGCTCAAAGGAAATCCGCAAACTGCACTGGCCGGGCCAAACCTCGTTGTACTGTCTGAAACAAAAGCCCGTACTTATTTTGGCATGGAAAACCCAATCGGAAAGTCCCTTCGCATCAATACCGGCGGCTCTTTTCGGGATTATTCCGTAACGGGCGTGGTGGCCGATTGTCCGGCTAATTCACAGATTAAATACGACCTGCTGACCTCGTTTGCTACATTGCCCGCTGCCAAAACCGAAGAGTGGTACTCCGCTAACTACGCCACATATTTACTGCTTCGTAAGCCCGACGATATAGCCGCTTTACAGGCGAAGATACCGGCCTTTATGAAGACCCAGTTTCCTGATGAAACACCGTCAGCCAGTGATTACCTCACGTACAATCTTGAACCAATTCGGCGGGTACACCTACATTCTGACGTGGAAGGGAATTTTGAACCCAACGGTGATTTAACCTACATCTACATCTTTGGGGCCATTGCGGTGTTGATTCTGCTCATCGCCTGCGTTAATTACATCAACCTGGCTACATCGCGGGCCGTCGAACGGGCGCAGGAAGTGGGCGTTCGGAAAGTGATGGGTGCAATGCGCGGGCAACTGTTCGGACAGTTCATTGGCGAGTCGGTTATCGTTACCGCAGTAGCCACACTACTCGCGGTGTTATTGGCCTGTTTGACCTTACCGCTTTTCAACAGCGTGTCAGATCGCCATTTCGCCATCGATGTTTTCTTTAAGCCGGAAAACGGGCTGGTGTTGTTGGGTGCTAGTGTGCTGGTCAGCTTACTAGCCGGCAGTTATCCGGCGTTGGTGTTGTCCGGCTTTCAGCCAATTCGTGTGTTGAAAGGTCATTTGAAAACAACAGGTGCGGGGCAGTTTCGGCGGGCGTTGATTGTGTTTCAGTTTGCCATCACGGCAATCCTGATTGTCTGTACGTTACTCGTTCGGAACCAGTTGCAATTCGTTCAGCAAAAAAAGTTAGGCTACAATAAAGACCATGTCCTCTTATTACCCGTCGACAGGGAGGTCAACGAAAAAATAAGTGCCATCAAAAGTGAGTTTAGGCAAAACGCGGATGTACAGCATGTTTCCTTGGCGTCCAATTCGCCGGTGTTCGTAGGCGGTGGCTATGCGATGCGCCAGCCGGGTATGCCGGAAGGCCAGCGTAAGATGGTGACCGGGCTGACCATTGACGAGGATTTTGTGAAAACAACGGGCTTGCATCTCATTGCGGGTAGCGATTTAAATGCGGTGGATATGGACCGCATTGCGCGTTCGGATAATGATAGCCTGACGCGCAGCCGATTTATTCTGAACGAATCGGCGGTGAAAGAGCTAGGCTGGACCCCGCAGCAAGCCATCAACCAGCGGCTCGATGTAAGCGGGCGACTGGGTCTGGTCAAGGGTGTTGTGTCCGACTTTCACTTTGCGTCCATGAAACAAAAAATTGGCCCAATGGCACTTTTCCCGCAGAACGGTGGTGAAATTCTGCTCGTCAAGCTCTCGGGTAATCAGTTGAGCAATACGCTCCAATTTCTGGAAAGCAAATGGCGGACGCTCATCCCGAACCGGCCATTCACGTATGCGTTTATGGATGAAGAATTTGATAAAATGTATGCCGCCGAAACGCGTACCGGACGTATTTTCAGCGTTTTTGCTTTTTTATCGATCTTCTTGGCGTGCCTGGGTCTGTTTGGCTTGTCGGCTTACACAACTGTTCAGCGCACCAAAGAAATTGGCGTTCGCAAGGTGCTGGGCGCATCCGTATTCAGCATTGTCGGATTGCTGTCTAAAGATTTCTTAAAGCTCGTGCTGGTGGCTATTGTCGTAGCCGTTCCTATTGCGTGGTACGCTATGAATCAGTGGTTACAGGGATTTGCCTATCGAGTCGCTATCGAGTGGTGGGTGTTTGCGCTGGCGGGCATACTGGCTATCGGCATTGCACTCATTACGGTCAGTTTTCAAAGCGTAAAGGCGGCTCTACTGAATCCGGTGAAGTCGTTGCGTTCTGACTAA